A region from the Triticum aestivum cultivar Chinese Spring chromosome 3D, IWGSC CS RefSeq v2.1, whole genome shotgun sequence genome encodes:
- the LOC123077027 gene encoding myosin-17: protein MDGDRRRELAAIARPARAQDSPARRLIAWLQLLFKAFVQRHSWLARWQVAGRPALLLLLAFLVQKNLRRSYLSWHKSRLQRRAAAAVTVQAAFRAMAARRDLLLRRRTRAALYIQAQWRARRALWSYLEMKRASVICQCAWRQSIARRQLGKLRLANVERERLDELCRLHEMVDVLQQAVEDAEVRVIAEREAAVKAIAEAPPVIKETVVWVEDADKVNSWNAEVDRLKGLLGAEMQATIDAKKALAKAELRNEKLARLLGVQEIKNKTLQDSVKRMEEKASDLEAENRMLRQAVASIPSVKSPSSENHRAHDLQATPLNEKTTNGAIKPMIVDRNGDIHDDDNAELPASNDAEAEKQQQELLIKCISEDLGFSTGRPIAAYLIYRCLVHWRSFEEDRTTVFDRIIQKISAAIEARDSNEKLAYWLSNSCTLLLLLQRTLKTSGSAASARQRRRTSSLNSPKENQAPGHPERSVSDGRLVGALTDISQVEAKYPALAFKQQLTALLEKVYGVIRHDLKKELSSLLGLCIQAPRTFVVSPRGTGSQGTDMAQQASMAHWQSIIKILTNSLNVLKSNYVPPFLICKLFTQVFSFINVQLFNSLLLRRECCSFSNGEYVKAGLDELEHWCHWLTEEYAGSSWDELKHIRQAVTLLILEEKHSKSLKEITDDFCPALSMQQLYRISTMYCDDKFGTLGIPSDVVASMRAKMIGGSNSPSVQDDINSFLLDDDFSIPFSVDDIARLMVHVDIADMDLPPLIQEKNGSPFEA, encoded by the exons ATGGACGGAGACCGGAGGAGGGAGCTGGCCGCGATCGCCCGGCCAGCGCGCGCGCAGGACAGCCCGGCGCGGCGTCTCATCGCCTGGCTGCAACTTCTCTTCA AGGCGTTTGTTCAGAGGCATAGCTGGCTGGCAAGGTGGCAGGTGGCGGGGCGCCCGGCGTTGCTGCtcctcttggccttcttggtcCAGAAGAACCTGCGCCGCTCCTACCTGTCATGGCACAAGTCGCGGTTGCAGCGGCGCGCCGCCGCGGCCGTCACCGTGCAGGCAGCCTTCCGGGCCATGGCGGCTCGCCGCGACCTCCTTCTCCGGCGGCGGACCAGAGCAGCTCTGTACATCCAG GCGCAATGGCGCGCGCGCAGGGCGCTGTGGAGCTATCTGGAGATGAAGAGGGCCTCGGTGATCTGCCAGTGCGCTTGGAGGCAAAGCATTGCAAGGAGGCAGCTCGGCAAGCTCAGGCTG GCCAACGTCGAGAGGGAGAGGCTTGATGAGCTCTGCAGGCTGCATGAGATGGTGGATGTGCTGCAGCAGGCGGTCGAGGACGCGGAGGTGAGGGTCATCGCCGAACGGGAGGCGGCGGTCAAGGCGATAGCGGAGGCGCCTCCGGTGATCAAGGAGACTGTGGTGTGGGTGGAGGATGCTGACAAGGTTAACTCGTGGAACGCCGAAGTCGACCGACTCAAG GGGTTGCTGGGAGCAGAAATGCAGGCCACCATTGACGCCAAGAAGGCCCTGGCAAAGGCTGAACTGAGGAATGAAAAACTGGCTAGGTTGCTTGGAGTGCAGGAGATTAAGAACAAAACGCTGCAAGATTCCGTCAAAAG GATGGAGGAGAAAGCTTCCGACCTTGAAGCGGAAAACAGGATGCTTAGACAGGCCGTTGCATCGATCCCTTCGGTCAAGTCACCATCTAGTGAAAACCACAGAGCACATGATCTTCAG GCAACTCCATTGAATGAGAAAACAACAAATGGTGCCATTAAGCCTATGATAGTGGACAGGAACGGCGATATTCACGAC GATGACAATGCTGAACTGCCTGCCTCAAATGATGCTGAAGCTGAGAAGCAGCAGCAG GAGCTGCTGATCAAGTGCATATCTGAAGATCTGGGATTCTCGACCGGAAGGCCTATCGCTGCATACCTCATCTATCGCTGCCTGGTCCACTGGAGATCATTTGAAGAGGACAGAACCACAGTTTTTGACCGCATTATTCAGAAGATAAGTGCTGCAATTGAG GCGCGGGACAGCAATGAAAAATTAGCATATTGGCTATCCAATTCATGCACACTGCTGCTGCTTCTCCAAAGGACACTGAAAACCAGTGGTTCAGCTGCTTCGGCGCGTCAGAGGCGAAGAACATCGTCACTCAACTCACCAAAG GAAAACCAAGCTCCTGGTCACCCTGAGCGTTCAGTTTCCGATGGGCGGTTGGTCGGTGCCCTGACTGACATTTCCCAGGTTGAAGCCAAGTACCCAGCTCTTGCTTTCAAGCAACAGCTCACGGCATTGCTGGAGAAGGTCTATGGAGTGATCAGGCACGACCTCAAGAAGGAGCTGTCGTCTCTGCTTGGGCTGTGCATTCAG GCACCGAGAACATTCGTCGTCAGCCCCAGAGGAACAGGCTCTCAAGGAACAGACATGGCACAACAAGCCTCCATGGCACATTGGCAGAGCATTATCAAGATCCTGACGAATTCCCTCAACGTTTTAAAATCAAATTAC GTGCCTCCATTCCTGATCTGCAAGTTATTCACCCAAGTATTTTCATTCATCAATGTGCAACTATTTAACAG TCTCCTGCTACGGCGCGAGTGCTGCTCATTCAGTAATGGGGAGTATGTCAAAGCAGGGCTGGATGAGCTGGAGCATTGGTGCCATTGGCTAACGGAAGAG TATGCAGGTTCATCCTGGGATGAACTGAAGCATATTCGGCAGGCGGTCACGCTCTTAATACTCGAAGAGAAGCACAGCAAGTCGCTCAAAGAGATCACTGACGATTTCTGCCCG GCACTCAGCATGCAGCAGCTATACCGGATCAGCACGATGTACTGCGACGACAAGTTCGGAACCTTGGGCATCCCATCAGAT GTCGTTGCGAGCATGCGAGCCAAGATGATCGGAGGATCGAACAGCCCATCGGTGCAAGACGACATCAACTCTTTCCTCCTGGATGACGATTTCAG CATACCGTTCTCCGTGGACGACATCGCCAGGCTGATGGTGCACGTGGACATAGCAGACATGGATCTGCCGCCGCTGATCCAGGAGAAGAATGGCTCCCCGTTTGAAGCATGA
- the LOC123077028 gene encoding mitochondrial substrate carrier family protein B isoform X2 — MHSDAAALRKCSIWHEASRIVREEGFGAFWKGNLVTIVHRLPYSAMSFYSYERYKKLLGMVPGLDDPNYVSVVRLLGGGLAGVTAASVTYPLDVVRTRLATQKTTRYYKGIFHTLSTICREESGRGLYKGLGATLLGVGPGIAISFYVYESLRSHWQMERPNDSNAVVSLFSGSLSGIAASTATFPLDLVKRRMQLHGAAGASQIEKSSITGTIRQILQKEGPRGFYRGIVPEYLKVVPSVGIAFMTYEVLKSMLSSIDGDDEN, encoded by the exons ATGCATTCAGATGCTGCAGCTCTAAGGAAGTGTAGTATATGGCACGAGGCTTCACGTATTGTTCGAGAAGAAGGGTTTGGGGCATTTTGGAAGGGCAATCTTGTCACCATTGTACATCGATTACCTTATTCGGCCATGAGCTTCTATTCATATGAGCGATACAAAAAG CTTCTCGGAATGGTGCCTGGCCTGGATGACCCAAATTATGTTAGTGTCGTACGTTTACTTGGTGGTGGTTTAGCGGGAGTGACAGCTGCATCTGTAACTTACCCGTTGGATGTTGTTCGAACTCGTTTGGCAACACAG AAAACCACCAGGTATTACAAGGGCATCTTTCATACGTTGTCCACAATTTGTAGAGAAGAGAGTGGCAGAGGATTGTATAAAGGCCTTGGGGCCACGTTATTG GGAGTTGGACCTGGTATTGCAATCAGCTTTTATGTATATGAATCCCTGAGGTCTCATTGGCAAATGGAAAG GCCGAATGATTCCAATGCTGTTGTGAGCTTGTTTTCTGGGAGTCTATCTGGTATTGCAGCGTCGACAG CTACATTTCCTCTTGATCTTGTAAAGCGACGGATGCAACTACACGGGGCGGCTGGGGCATCACAAATCGAAAAATCAAGCATAACTGGAACCATCCGCCAAATCCTTCAAAAGGAAGGTCCTCGTGGCTTCTACCGAGGCATAGTCCCGGAGTACCTGAAGGTTGTTCCTAGCGTTGGAATCGCCTTCATGACCTATGAGGTATTGAAGAGCATGCTCTCCAGCATTGATGGGGATGATGAGAACTAA
- the LOC123077028 gene encoding mitochondrial substrate carrier family protein B isoform X1 yields the protein MQTEARVGGVALDGRGAVSASPRQEQQQRHIGTAAHLAAGGFAGVVSKTCTAPLARLTILFQVAGMHSDAAALRKCSIWHEASRIVREEGFGAFWKGNLVTIVHRLPYSAMSFYSYERYKKLLGMVPGLDDPNYVSVVRLLGGGLAGVTAASVTYPLDVVRTRLATQKTTRYYKGIFHTLSTICREESGRGLYKGLGATLLGVGPGIAISFYVYESLRSHWQMERPNDSNAVVSLFSGSLSGIAASTATFPLDLVKRRMQLHGAAGASQIEKSSITGTIRQILQKEGPRGFYRGIVPEYLKVVPSVGIAFMTYEVLKSMLSSIDGDDEN from the exons ATGCAGACGGAGGCGCGGGTGGGCGGCGTGGCCCTCGACGGCCGCGGCGCCGTGTCGGCCTCCCCCCgccaggagcagcagcagcgccacATCGGCACCGCCGCGCACCTCGCCGCCGGGGGCTTCGCCGGCGTCGTCAGCAAGACCTGCACCGCGCCCCTCGCCCGCCTCACCATCCTCTTCCAG GTGGCAGGTATGCATTCAGATGCTGCAGCTCTAAGGAAGTGTAGTATATGGCACGAGGCTTCACGTATTGTTCGAGAAGAAGGGTTTGGGGCATTTTGGAAGGGCAATCTTGTCACCATTGTACATCGATTACCTTATTCGGCCATGAGCTTCTATTCATATGAGCGATACAAAAAG CTTCTCGGAATGGTGCCTGGCCTGGATGACCCAAATTATGTTAGTGTCGTACGTTTACTTGGTGGTGGTTTAGCGGGAGTGACAGCTGCATCTGTAACTTACCCGTTGGATGTTGTTCGAACTCGTTTGGCAACACAG AAAACCACCAGGTATTACAAGGGCATCTTTCATACGTTGTCCACAATTTGTAGAGAAGAGAGTGGCAGAGGATTGTATAAAGGCCTTGGGGCCACGTTATTG GGAGTTGGACCTGGTATTGCAATCAGCTTTTATGTATATGAATCCCTGAGGTCTCATTGGCAAATGGAAAG GCCGAATGATTCCAATGCTGTTGTGAGCTTGTTTTCTGGGAGTCTATCTGGTATTGCAGCGTCGACAG CTACATTTCCTCTTGATCTTGTAAAGCGACGGATGCAACTACACGGGGCGGCTGGGGCATCACAAATCGAAAAATCAAGCATAACTGGAACCATCCGCCAAATCCTTCAAAAGGAAGGTCCTCGTGGCTTCTACCGAGGCATAGTCCCGGAGTACCTGAAGGTTGTTCCTAGCGTTGGAATCGCCTTCATGACCTATGAGGTATTGAAGAGCATGCTCTCCAGCATTGATGGGGATGATGAGAACTAA